A region of the Cryptococcus deuterogattii R265 chromosome 1, complete sequence genome:
TTGATGGGTTCCACAACGAATCGAGGTGGCCGAATGACTTAAACGAGATTGAGGTGCAAGAGCGCCGTCGCTTGGTCAGTACTAATCTATCGTGTCCGATTAATACACATGCTGACACTTTTCTAAGTTCTGGATTGCATATCAACTTGACGTATATGCCGCGACAACTTGGGGAGCTATTATCCGTCATCGTGAATCACAATCCACCGTCTTGTATCCAGCCGAAGTCTATTCGGACGAAGAAATAACACCTACGGGTATTGTCAAATCTGTTAATCCTGCTCAGCCCGCACCATTTTGGCGAGGATGGAATTTTGTTACCGACCTGTACCGTATTCTTGAACATGCTGTTACAAAGTTGAGGGCGAGAAACCAGACTTTTGATGCTGGTAATCAGATTGCTGCTTTATTCTCAGAAGGTCGAATGGGATCGGGGGCAGAGTTTAAGCCAGGCGATTTGTTGCTTCTTGTGGAGAGACTGTACCATGCTTTGCCGCCAGAGCTTAGAGGCACGAGGGAGATGACGGGGGACGTTGACAAGGATCGCTATGGTTTCCAAGGTGAGTCGTGTACAAATACGAAAAATCCACGTTGACATAAGTGACAGCTGCAAACATTCTTGTGACAATGCAGACTATGAAGATGGTACTTGCAGGTATGGCCGAATGGTCCGTCGAACAACGATGTTCCATTGCTGGTGAGCTTTTAGATGCGTTCGCGACGGTACCTAGGGCATACATCCAGGCTATCAGCACTCCCCTTGTAAGCTATTTTGATATACTGCTGAGCCAGGTGCTTACTTTGGGGAAtagcttcatcatctcgcTGGTGTTGGCCATCTACTTGCTTCCATCATTCACTCCCCCCTTTCTCCCGCAGCCTACTTGCATGTTCGCACAGTACTCCTCTCTATGGCCGATCTCCTGTCCTCACTTGAATCGCATCTGACTTCTACTGGAGGCATTGCCCCGAAGTTGAGAGAGCATGTGGAAAGGATTGATAGATACATGACTAGTGCGACGGAGAGTAATGGAAAGCTGGCTACTGTCGTGAGTATCTTGGCCTGTCTTTGGGTATATGGTACTAAGAAATGTGTAACAGGCATTCCCCATACATAACGCACAAACAAGACATCATTTAGCTACTCCTCATGCTGCTAAAGATACAACACCCACCAACTCGTTCCCTTTGCGCAATATCAGCGCCGTTTCGGGAACTGCAAGCAGTGTAGCTGGCATAGATAGCTCGGGTATGAGTACCGATACAAATTCATCAAACGTTAATGCTACCTCAAGGCCGTCCAAGAATGCCAATGCGGATATGTACAATCCGAGCCCGCTAGGAAGGGCCAATACAGAGTTTCAGCTTGAGTCTAATGCCACACactcctccagctctctACCACTCCCTCCCCTTTCCCGACCACCAGTGTCTCGCATCCCAAACACCGTTTTACCTTCAAGTTCATCCACTGTCCCGCCACCAAtgcatcttccattcgGAGGTGTTGGAGCTGATGTACGCGACATTGGCACTGGCGAGAGTCTTCAAAGACGTGAGCCTCCAGTGATAACGCCTAGCTCATCCCGTCCTTCACGGTCTACGCCATCGCAAATTTCACCCAGGTTTGTGGATGCTTCTTTGGTGTCGCACCGCGATCCTCCGCCATTTATTGGGCAGCCTCAAGACAGTATCTCTGGTTTACCACCACCTTTTCAACCACATTCTCAAAATCAATCCCAAAACCGTACCCCGCACAATCAATCTCAACAACAGGTTGAAAGTCCTTTCCACTTAACGATATCAAATTTCCCTCCCGAATCCCAGCAGCCAGCGTATCAATTGCCCGACGATCTATTTGTAGATTGGCCGTTCTTATTCAATGAGTTTGGGTTCCAAGGGGACGCGTTTGATTTCTTAAGCTCGAGTATtggcggcggtggaggtgggaCTGGCGGTGAGGGTACGGGCGCAGGTATGTTCGATGGTGTTCAGGCAGAAGCTAGTGGTGGTACAGCGCCGGTCGGTAATTTCCGTGGGGCACCTACGGCTGAAAGTGAAGGCAGGATACCATCCGCGCATGAGGGTGCGAATCTCCAACGAAGCGCTGACACCACTGAGATTGGCGATTTTCTTTCCAGTTTGAGAACAAAGTCGCATAATGGAGGCGTGTAAGTTTATGacggacgaagaagaaagtaAAGCAGAGTAAAGCAGGCAGTGTTTCAATTTGGgtttttgtttgtttggtTTTCTATATTTTGGTCCATGTCCGAATGGATGGTCTGGTAATACTTGTGTCCTTGGATCCTTTCATATCTTGGGAAAAGATTATATATTTTTAATACACCTCCTGTCCACTACAGGATCAATCCAATAACTCCGTGGGTTATATTACTCCCTTGATAGAATATTACAGCCTTAAATTGGTGCTCCTAATATAATAGAAATGTACATGATGGAATGGTTTTGGTTTTAGGGATACAAAAATTATGCAACTGTCTTTGCCCACCGTTATAGCCTTCCATTTGGTgcgccaccaccacctgtGCCCATTACAGTGATTGTCATCATGGTATCGCATATATCATATATTTGTCCAATTTTATTGTCGCCCGTTGTTAAGCATGCCAAAGAAGGTGgtcaaaaaaaaagatccAGTGAACGCATAAACTTGCAAAGCCTTGCAAAAGAGGTTCAAATGCAGCGATACATAATTCATTCTGACTAAAACATACTACCCAGCTTTCGTCCCTTTCTTCACGGTACAGTGCAGTCGCGTCGTACATGTTGGTGCTAACCTTCTTGCAACAGTTTCCCAGTGGTGACCCTACAGCCTCGCCTCTCTCAAGGCCTCTgccgcctcctcttcccctcgtCCATACgcctcctcaatctccctTGCATAGATTTTAGCAGCGATGTTACGCTTGATCTTGAATGTAGGGGTAACTATATCTTCGGGGAATGGCGTGAGAGTGAGGTGTAAACCCTTGATCATTTCAAAGCTATATCATTCTCTGTCagctctttcctctccgGTACATTTGccaaggatgaggaaataggaaaagagagagacgaAATAGGAAAGAATTACCCATTCAGCTTGTTCTGCCTAGCGGTCTTGCCTAAAATCTTGAACACCGCCTTCCTGACCT
Encoded here:
- a CDS encoding nuclear protein; the protein is MSNDESKINQQQAPLKRRRITRACDRCHRGGIRCAASSNPSVCAPCADFGSECTYNRPMKRRGPPPSKARENQSSSSDIPLTRWTLPLLSDNWTYREVASHSQIETLVEAYYGIVYPIYPMFHWPTFTANIRRRVYTTYPAFHALTMSVCAIASARLRDGAVPSPNSSTPTSDSPPPTSEIFYQAAVSSYPRDITAASDFDYKRAKPLLANLAIQYGQIPAVHAHIGDYMTLCAIDGFHNESRWPNDLNEIEVQERRRLFWIAYQLDVYAATTWGAIIRHRESQSTVLYPAEVYSDEEITPTGIVKSVNPAQPAPFWRGWNFVTDLYRILEHAVTKLRARNQTFDAGNQIAALFSEGRMGSGAEFKPGDLLLLVERLYHALPPELRGTREMTGDVDKDRYGFQAANILVTMQTMKMVLAGMAEWSVEQRCSIAGELLDAFATVPRAYIQAISTPLLHHLAGVGHLLASIIHSPLSPAAYLHVRTVLLSMADLLSSLESHLTSTGGIAPKLREHVERIDRYMTSATESNGKLATVAFPIHNAQTRHHLATPHAAKDTTPTNSFPLRNISAVSGTASSVAGIDSSGMSTDTNSSNVNATSRPSKNANADMYNPSPLGRANTEFQLESNATHSSSSLPLPPLSRPPVSRIPNTVLPSSSSTVPPPMHLPFGGVGADVRDIGTGESLQRREPPVITPSSSRPSRSTPSQISPRFVDASLVSHRDPPPFIGQPQDSISGLPPPFQPHSQNQSQNRTPHNQSQQQVESPFHLTISNFPPESQQPAYQLPDDLFVDWPFLFNEFGFQGDAFDFLSSSIGGGGGGTGGEGTGAGMFDGVQAEASGGTAPVGNFRGAPTAESEGRIPSAHEGANLQRSADTTEIGDFLSSLRTKSHNGGV